A genome region from Physeter macrocephalus isolate SW-GA unplaced genomic scaffold, ASM283717v5 random_1173, whole genome shotgun sequence includes the following:
- the LOC114485371 gene encoding NPC1-like intracellular cholesterol transporter 1 produces the protein MRPTAGSVRPSVEQFHKYLPWFLNDEPNIKCPKGGLAAYSTSVNLGPDGQVLASRFMAYHKPLKNSQDYTEALRAARALAANITADLRKVPGTDPDFEVFPYTITSVFYEQYLTVIPEGLFMLTICLVPTFAVCCFLLGMDICSGLLNLFSIIMILVDTVGFMTLWDISYNAVSLINLVTAVGISVEFVSHITRSFAISTKPTRLERAKEATISMGSAVFAGVAMTNLPGILVLGLAKAQLIQTFFFRLNLLITALGLLHGLVFLPVILSYLGPDVNPALVQQQELEEEAAAAKAASRSKRPAPPSTANTVCVSYGFEHPAKSGGGLGSSWPHNRQKL, from the exons ATGAGACCCACAGCAGGGTCTGTCCGGCCATCAGTGGAGCAGTTCCACAAGTATCTTCCCTGGTTCCTGAACGATGAGCCCAACATCAAATGTCCCAAAGG CGGCCTGGCAGCGTACAGCACCTCCGTGAATTTGGGCCCAGATGGCCAGGTCTTAG CCTCGCGGTTCATGGCCTACCACAAGCCGCTGAAGAACTCTCAGGATTACACGGAGGCTCTGCGGGCAGCTCGGGCGCTGGCAGCCAACATCACCGCCGACCTGCGGAAGGTGCCGGGCACCGACCCAGACTTCGAGGTCTTCCCTTACAC GATCACCAGCGTGTTCTACGAGCAGTACCTGACCGTGATCCCTGAGGGGCTCTTCATGCTCACCATCTGCCTGGTGCCCACCTTTGCTGTCTGCTGCTTCCTGCTGGGCATGGACATCTGCTCCGGCCTCCTCAACCTGTTCTCCATCATCATGATCCTGGTGGACACTGTGGGCTTCATGACCCTGTGGGATATCAGCTACAATGCTGTGTCCCTCATCAACCTGGTCACG GCCGTGGGCATCTCTGTGGAGTTCGTGTCCCACATCACCCGCTCCTTTGCCATCAGCACCAAGCCCACGCGGCTTGAGAGGGCCAAGGAGGCCACCATCTCCATGGGCAGCGCG GTGTTCGCAGGAGTGGCCATGACCAACCTGCCCGGCATCCTCGTCCTGGGCCTGGCCAAGGCGCAGCTCATCCAGACCTTCTTCTTCCGTCTCAACCTCCTCATCACTGCGCTGGGCCTGCTGCATGGCCTGGTCTTCCTGCCGGTCATCCTCAGCTACCTGG GGCCTGATGTCAACCCAGCTCTGGTGCAAcagcaggagctggaggaggaggcggcTGCGGCCAAGGCGGCCTCCCGCTCAAAGCGCCCCGCACCGCCGAGCACGGCCAACACTGTCTGTGTCAGCTACGGCTTTGAACATCCTGCCAAGAGCGGGGGTGGCCTGGGTAGCTCTTGGCCTCACAATAGGCAGAAGCTCTGA